One region of Miscanthus floridulus cultivar M001 chromosome 19, ASM1932011v1, whole genome shotgun sequence genomic DNA includes:
- the LOC136527018 gene encoding novel plant SNARE 11-like, which yields MDLASVNEELAEIDGQIGDILRALQNGFQKLEKIKDANRRSRQLEELTDKMRDCKRLIKDFERVSKDEAGHTDPTTAKMLHDRKQSMIKELNSYVALKKQQASENKRIDLFDGPSVEDGFGEENVLLASNMTNQQLMDQGNQLMDETDQAIARSKQTVQETMNVGTETAAALKAQTEQMSRVVNELDSIHFSIKKASQLVKEIGRQVATDRCIMAMLFLIVAGVIAVIIVKIVNPHNKDIRDIPGLAPPVSRRLLR from the exons atGGATTTGGCGTCGGTTAACGAGGAGCTGGCCGAGATCGACGGGCAGATCGGCGACATCCTCCGCGCATTGCA AAATGGGTTCCAGAAGctggagaagatcaaggatgccaACCGCCGCAGCAGGCAGCTGGAAGAGCTTACTGACAAGATGCGAGATTGCAAGAG ACTCATCAAAGACTTCGAGCGAGTTAGCAAAGACGAGGCTGGGCATACTGATCCGACGACAGCAAAAATGTTGCATGATAGGAAGCAGTCAATG ATCAAAGAATTGAACTCCTACGTTGCTCTTAAGAAACA ACAGGCAAGTGAAAACAAGAGAATTGATCTTTTTGATGGGCCAAGTGTTGAAGATGGCTTTGGTGAAGAAAATGTCCTGTTAGCATCAA ATATGACAAACCAGCAGTTAATGGATCAAGGCAATCAACTTATGGATGAAACTGATCAAGCTATTGCACGATCTAAGCAG ACTGTCCAAGAAACCATGAATGTGGGCACAGAGACTGCAGCTGCTCTGAAAGCACAG ACAGAACAAATGAGCAGAGTTGTTAATGAGCTGGATTCCATTCATTTCTCCATCAAAAAGGCATCTCAATTGGTGAAAGAAATCGGTAGACAG GTTGCAACTGATCGATGCATCATGGCCATGCTTTTTCTCATTGTTGCTGGAGTCATAGCTGTAATAATTGTTAAG ATTGTGAACCCGCACAACAAGGACATCCGCGACATCCCTGGGCTGGCACCACCTGTCAGCAGGCGGCTGTTGCGATAG
- the LOC136529766 gene encoding uncharacterized mitochondrial protein AtMg00820-like, with product MSSSPAPPQPATPRTPAPTGTTPGTSTPPPARFEHGPVELATPLSHDEERVDAYHDGEPLRYRTVENLLGDQPVPGPVPHDLEAQLHLACDGGEPRSFVEAERHAAWRAAMQLEMDAVEKNRTWELADLPRGHRAITLKWVYKLKRDEAGVIVKHKARLVARGFVQQEGVDFDDAFAPVARMESVRLLLALAAQEG from the coding sequence atgagctcttcgccggctccaccgcagccggcaacgccacgcactccagcaccgacaggcaccactccgggcacgtctactccaccaccagctcgtttcgagcacggcccggttgagctcgctactccgctctctcacgacgaggagcgcgtcgacgcgtaccacgacggcgagccgttgcggtaccgtacggtggagaaccttctcggcgaccagccggtgccgggaccggtgcctcacgacctggaggcgcagttgcaccttgcgtgtgacggcggcgagcctcggtcgtttgtagaggccgagagacacgcggcatggcgcgccgcgatgcagttggagatggatgcggttgagaagaaccgcacctgggagcttgctgaccttcctcgtggtcaccgcgcgatcacccttaagtgggtgtacaagttgaagagggatgaagccggcgtcatcgtcaagcacaaggctcgcttggtggcacgaggtttcgtgcagcaggagggggtcgacttcgacgacgcctttgctcccgtggcacggatggagtccgtgcgactcctccttgcgctagctgcccaggagggctag